Genomic DNA from Spirochaetia bacterium 38H-sp:
AAACCTTAACAGGCTCATCACCCATACTCTCAAGCAAAAGAAGCTGTCTTACAAACTTATCCGACTGCTCCTTATTAATCTCTCCAGTAAGAATAATAGAACGCGTCTTTAAAAAGCGCTCCATAAACATCTGCTCATTATTATTTGCTCCCTTATCATTATCTTCAAACCTCATCAAAATCTCCTTACCAATTACATAAAATTTAACTATACTGTAATATATCACTTTTAAAAAAAATGGTCGATACAAGGGGAAAAAATGAAAACAGCAACATGCACCATAATAGGCCGTCCGTCAAGTGGGAAATCCACCCTGCTCAACACACTATGCGGATACAAAGTAGCCATAACATCACCCGTACCACAGACAACACGCAACAAGATACGTGGTATACTCACAGAAGAACGCGGCCAAATAATCTTTATAGACACCCCCGGTTATCACCACTCAGAAAAAAAATTTAACAAACACCTGACAGAACTTGTAAAAAGCAGCCTTGAAGAGACAGACATGGTACTCTATCTTGTAGACAGCACAAGAGAAGCCGGAGAAGAAGAACAAGACATCATAAACATCCTCAAAACAATAAAAACCCCGGTAGTATGCGCAATAAACAAAACAGACCTGCAGGAAACAAAAAAACAAAGCCTGGAAACACTCATAAAAGCGCAGCTCAATCCACATTCACTGCACCACATATCGGCAATAACAGGCGCAGGACTGGAAAAACTAAAAACCACACTGTTTGAGCTTGCACAAGAAGGCCAGCCGCTGTACC
This window encodes:
- the era gene encoding GTPase Era, with product MKTATCTIIGRPSSGKSTLLNTLCGYKVAITSPVPQTTRNKIRGILTEERGQIIFIDTPGYHHSEKKFNKHLTELVKSSLEETDMVLYLVDSTREAGEEEQDIINILKTIKTPVVCAINKTDLQETKKQSLETLIKAQLNPHSLHHISAITGAGLEKLKTTLFELAQEGQPLYPAEYITDQDPRFRIAEIIREKAILQTKQELPHALYIDILDLEEKNNTLWARAQICVERESQKGIVVGKGGNKIKQIRTQAEKELTEIFEKPIKLDIRVKAVPRWRRNDSILQ